One part of the Truepera radiovictrix DSM 17093 genome encodes these proteins:
- a CDS encoding ABC transporter substrate-binding protein: MAPSLMLLGLTAPLALAQNQVELRMTWYDDGNEGQVMRELLDRFEADNPDIRVVMDTVAYSSGILETLPLQLASGDGPDMARVTNLGGLSEYYLDLREYLSDPEYWEENFGQFLDWMRPEDPEMIPGFMTQLTVTGPFVNKTLFDQAGVEMPAEGATWEAWAQATREVAEATGTAFAMAMDRSGHRLAGAAISQGAAYFDEEGNPAIDDEGFRQMAQLMVDWHQDGTMIPDVWIGAGGTYTAGNEQFINGEVVFYMSGSWQVGQFAETIGDAFDWVAVPNPCGPAACTGMPGGAALVAFEDTDHPEEVARVMEYLASEPVLEEFYARTLFIPGHLGLAERGIDFQTDLELAADALNVFAGEVTRLDDTAFALQGYPFNRVVFDATTNRLTQVLVGELSLDEAIARMQADIEEGIAAAGQ, encoded by the coding sequence TTGGCCCCGAGTCTTATGCTGCTGGGCCTTACGGCGCCTCTGGCGCTCGCCCAAAACCAAGTCGAGCTGCGCATGACCTGGTACGACGACGGCAACGAAGGCCAGGTGATGCGCGAGCTTTTGGACCGCTTCGAGGCCGACAACCCCGACATCCGCGTGGTGATGGACACGGTCGCCTACTCCTCGGGCATCTTGGAGACGCTGCCTCTGCAGCTCGCCTCGGGCGACGGCCCCGACATGGCGCGTGTGACGAACCTGGGCGGGCTCTCCGAGTACTACCTCGACCTGCGCGAGTACCTCAGCGACCCCGAGTACTGGGAGGAGAACTTCGGGCAGTTTCTGGACTGGATGCGCCCCGAGGACCCGGAGATGATCCCCGGCTTTATGACGCAGCTCACCGTGACGGGGCCGTTTGTCAACAAGACGCTCTTCGACCAAGCCGGCGTCGAGATGCCCGCTGAAGGCGCGACGTGGGAGGCGTGGGCGCAGGCGACGCGCGAGGTCGCCGAGGCGACGGGGACGGCCTTCGCCATGGCGATGGACCGCTCGGGGCACCGCCTCGCCGGAGCGGCGATCAGCCAGGGCGCCGCTTACTTCGACGAGGAGGGCAACCCCGCTATCGACGATGAGGGTTTCCGCCAAATGGCCCAGCTCATGGTCGACTGGCACCAAGACGGCACCATGATCCCCGACGTGTGGATCGGTGCGGGCGGCACCTACACAGCCGGGAACGAGCAGTTCATCAACGGCGAGGTGGTCTTTTACATGTCGGGCAGCTGGCAGGTCGGGCAGTTTGCCGAGACGATTGGCGACGCCTTCGACTGGGTGGCGGTGCCTAACCCCTGCGGCCCGGCGGCGTGCACGGGGATGCCTGGGGGGGCGGCGCTGGTCGCTTTCGAGGACACCGACCACCCCGAGGAGGTCGCGCGCGTCATGGAGTACCTGGCGAGCGAACCCGTCTTGGAGGAATTTTACGCCCGCACCCTCTTTATCCCCGGGCACCTCGGGCTCGCGGAGCGGGGCATCGACTTCCAGACCGACTTAGAGCTCGCCGCAGACGCGCTCAACGTCTTTGCGGGCGAGGTGACCCGCCTCGACGACACCGCTTTTGCCCTGCAGGGCTACCCGTTTAACCGCGTCGTCTTCGACGCCACGACCAACCGCCTGACGCAGGTGCTCGTCGGCGAGCTCTCGCTCGACGAAGCGATCGCGCGGATGCAAGCGGACATCGAAGAGGGGATCGCCGCTGCAGGTCAGTAG
- a CDS encoding carbohydrate ABC transporter permease, translating to MQRDRHNVVRAPSRPRRAPKPSLGGLFGSLFAGLMNAFELVMSPLQRLLGVRGMAYIFLLPNLIIFGVFVLFPMVLNVYFALTGGTALFPQNRPFVGTQNFETLLSCTNYLDPNTCQEDRFWRALRNTGFFVVFQVSGTVFFSLLTALVLNRRILWRGFFRSVYFYPVLLSPVVVALVWKWMLQRNGLLNAILVSLGGQPELFLLNANWAMFWAIFVNIWANMGFYTLILLAGLQSIPKELYDAAAMDGAGRFQSLRNLTLPLLMPTLLVVLVLSLIRGVQTFDEVFVLTGGGPGTSTLFIIQYIYNTGFSGQVQRFGLAAAASVLVGAALLVFTLVQLRIGRSRPA from the coding sequence ATGCAACGAGACCGTCACAACGTGGTGCGAGCCCCCTCGCGGCCTCGCAGAGCCCCCAAGCCGTCTCTGGGCGGGCTTTTCGGCAGCCTCTTCGCGGGGCTGATGAACGCCTTTGAGCTCGTGATGAGCCCTTTGCAGCGCCTTTTGGGCGTGCGGGGGATGGCGTATATCTTTTTGCTGCCCAACCTCATCATCTTCGGCGTGTTCGTACTCTTTCCAATGGTGCTCAACGTCTATTTCGCGCTGACCGGTGGGACCGCCCTATTCCCACAGAACCGTCCCTTCGTCGGCACCCAGAACTTCGAGACGCTGCTCTCGTGCACCAACTATCTCGACCCCAACACCTGTCAAGAGGACCGCTTTTGGCGGGCGCTGCGCAACACGGGTTTTTTCGTCGTCTTCCAGGTGAGTGGAACGGTCTTCTTCTCACTTCTGACCGCCCTCGTGTTAAACCGCCGCATCCTCTGGCGCGGGTTTTTTCGGAGCGTCTACTTCTACCCCGTGCTGCTCTCACCGGTCGTCGTGGCGCTCGTGTGGAAGTGGATGTTGCAGCGTAACGGGCTGCTTAACGCCATTCTCGTCTCGCTGGGCGGCCAACCCGAGCTGTTTTTGCTCAACGCGAACTGGGCGATGTTCTGGGCGATCTTCGTCAACATCTGGGCGAACATGGGCTTTTACACCCTGATCCTCTTGGCGGGGCTGCAGTCGATACCCAAAGAGCTTTACGACGCCGCGGCCATGGACGGCGCGGGGCGCTTTCAGAGCCTGCGCAACCTCACCCTGCCGCTACTCATGCCGACGCTGCTCGTCGTGCTCGTGCTCTCGCTCATTCGCGGGGTGCAGACCTTCGACGAGGTCTTCGTGCTCACCGGGGGCGGCCCCGGCACCTCGACCCTATTTATCATCCAGTACATCTACAACACGGGGTTTTCGGGTCAAGTCCAGCGCTTCGGCCTCGCGGCGGCAGCTTCTGTCCTCGTCGGCGCGGCGCTCCTCGTCTTCACCCTCGTTCAGCTGCGTATCGGGCGTTCGCGCCCCGCTTAG
- a CDS encoding carbohydrate ABC transporter permease, with product MTTVSTFLTRRRGRRLHVTDVLTYLYLAAGVLIMFGPVLWLVLSSFKTPSALLEFPPALLPTAQATVTVEGYDTPLPLFDVTLEDGSQARLAQVRRIGLEAQMIDPAAPDEIISVPTAQRQEVRRVQFAWNNYTEPLARFNFVTFLRNSVVVTVTATLITLLINSMAAFALSKYEFRGRNAIFLLIIATLMIPISVILVPVYLVITQIGWTNNLWGVILPGAATPTGVFLLRQYMLTLPDELLDSARIDGASEWRIYWQIILPLTAPALAVLAIFSVMWRWNDFLWPLIVLTRSELFTLQVGLNSFQGELNIQWHYVLAMTVLTLLPVTVVFAFLQRYITTGVATTGLK from the coding sequence ATGACCACGGTAAGCACCTTTTTGACGCGCCGCCGCGGGCGGCGCCTGCACGTCACCGACGTGCTCACCTACCTCTACTTGGCCGCCGGGGTGCTGATCATGTTCGGCCCGGTGCTCTGGCTCGTGCTCTCGTCTTTCAAGACGCCGAGCGCGCTGCTCGAGTTCCCCCCCGCGCTGCTCCCCACGGCGCAGGCGACCGTCACGGTCGAGGGGTACGACACCCCTTTGCCCCTTTTCGACGTGACCCTAGAGGACGGCAGCCAGGCGCGCCTCGCGCAGGTGCGGCGCATCGGGCTCGAGGCGCAGATGATCGACCCCGCCGCCCCCGACGAGATCATCAGCGTCCCCACCGCCCAGCGCCAGGAGGTGCGGCGGGTCCAGTTCGCTTGGAACAACTACACGGAGCCGCTCGCGCGCTTTAACTTCGTGACGTTTTTGCGCAACTCCGTCGTGGTCACCGTCACCGCCACCCTCATTACGCTCTTGATCAACAGCATGGCCGCTTTTGCCCTCTCCAAGTACGAGTTCAGGGGTCGCAACGCCATCTTCCTGCTCATCATCGCCACCTTGATGATCCCCATCTCGGTCATTCTGGTCCCCGTCTACTTGGTCATTACCCAGATCGGTTGGACGAACAACCTCTGGGGCGTCATCCTCCCCGGCGCCGCCACCCCGACGGGGGTCTTCCTGCTGCGCCAGTACATGCTCACGCTGCCCGACGAGCTTCTAGACTCCGCCCGCATCGACGGCGCGTCCGAGTGGCGCATCTACTGGCAGATCATCCTGCCCCTGACGGCTCCCGCTTTGGCCGTGCTGGCCATCTTCTCGGTCATGTGGCGCTGGAACGACTTTTTGTGGCCTTTGATCGTCCTGACGCGGAGCGAGCTCTTTACCCTGCAAGTCGGCCTCAACTCGTTCCAGGGCGAGCTCAACATCCAGTGGCACTATGTCCTGGCGATGACCGTGCTCACGCTCCTGCCCGTCACCGTGGTGTTCGCCTTTTTGCAGCGCTACATCACGACGGGGGTGGCGACGACGGGGTTGAAGTAG
- a CDS encoding cytochrome c oxidase assembly protein produces the protein MDLSYLWRLEPLPIAATFVALLFYTLGTGPLRRRLFPGHAYPTNKAILFYLSLAILTLTFISPLHTIGEYFLLSAHMLTMMIVIFIVAPLFLLGLPGWLIAPVALHPVIKPALRFLTRPVVNVIHFNLAFALIHIPVVLRTMMFSTDLLHYYTYAAIFTSAVLMWWPVMNPLPNDLPTPSYKTQLIYLIVMIIAHNPFSTVISFSNRLIYPWYGEVPRVFGLSPMQDQQLAGVFMGILYMTVMLIAIAAVFLRWVGGAARRERALPPPAQA, from the coding sequence ATGGACCTCTCCTACCTCTGGCGCCTCGAGCCGCTGCCAATTGCCGCGACCTTTGTAGCGCTGCTCTTTTACACCTTGGGGACCGGCCCCTTGCGGAGACGCCTCTTCCCCGGTCACGCTTACCCGACCAACAAGGCGATCCTCTTCTACCTCAGCCTAGCGATCCTCACACTGACCTTCATCTCGCCCTTGCACACCATCGGCGAGTACTTTTTGCTCTCAGCGCACATGCTCACCATGATGATCGTGATCTTTATCGTGGCGCCGCTTTTCCTGTTGGGCTTACCGGGGTGGCTGATCGCGCCCGTGGCGCTTCACCCGGTGATCAAACCCGCCTTGCGTTTTCTCACGCGCCCCGTGGTGAACGTCATTCACTTCAACCTAGCGTTCGCGCTTATTCACATCCCCGTGGTGCTTAGAACGATGATGTTCTCCACCGACTTGCTGCACTACTACACCTACGCCGCTATCTTCACCTCAGCGGTGCTCATGTGGTGGCCCGTGATGAACCCCTTACCGAACGACCTGCCCACGCCGAGCTACAAAACGCAGCTCATCTACCTGATCGTGATGATCATCGCGCACAACCCCTTTTCGACCGTCATCAGCTTTTCAAACCGCCTCATCTACCCCTGGTACGGGGAGGTGCCGCGCGTCTTTGGGCTCTCGCCGATGCAAGACCAGCAGCTCGCGGGGGTGTTCATGGGCATCCTCTACATGACGGTGATGCTGATCGCCATCGCGGCGGTGTTTTTGCGGTGGGTGGGGGGGGCGGCGCGACGGGAGCGCGCCCTACCGCCGCCAGCGCAAGCCTAG
- the cmr1 gene encoding type III-B CRISPR module RAMP protein Cmr1 — translation MTETLTATYRVVTPLFMSGADQSRAELRLPSIKGALRFWWRALAWERLGGDLEQIRRQEAELFGSTDTGQAGVLMRLRAPEVTQLSKGVVLKDGGRVVGEGARYLGYGVMEAFASRNKGTQEGQLTRACLAAPFDFTLQVCFKPNLTPKQRDGIVDALKLLGTVGALGSKARKGYGSLVLKEYQDGEKVWQAPQDIIAIKEELEKLKSEFKLRTDKPPYTAFSRESKILLVEGEVSQSPLELLNRIGREMVFYRSWGNNGKVFDQNAEQNFPDDHDLMKAIASGGTSSVSIEHPERVAFGLPHNYFFSSTKDKAEVKAVDATNPRNPTAIERRASPLQIHIHQIGDTPIAVLTFLPSQFLPANAKIRLIGKQQKVVSVDTSNNLWQPIHEFFERMKNVRGQPHLQRKEDFGRVVEVRYA, via the coding sequence ATGACAGAAACGCTCACCGCGACCTACCGAGTGGTCACGCCGCTCTTTATGAGTGGCGCTGACCAGAGCCGGGCCGAACTCCGCCTGCCAAGCATCAAGGGGGCGCTGCGCTTTTGGTGGCGGGCGCTCGCTTGGGAGCGCTTGGGTGGCGACCTCGAGCAGATTCGCAGGCAGGAGGCGGAGCTTTTCGGCAGCACCGATACGGGGCAGGCTGGGGTGCTGATGCGGCTTAGGGCGCCAGAGGTGACGCAGCTGAGCAAGGGGGTGGTTTTAAAGGACGGCGGCCGCGTTGTCGGGGAAGGGGCGCGTTACCTCGGTTACGGCGTTATGGAGGCGTTTGCCAGCCGCAACAAGGGTACACAGGAAGGACAGCTTACGCGGGCGTGCCTTGCGGCGCCCTTTGACTTTACCCTGCAAGTGTGCTTTAAGCCCAACCTGACCCCAAAACAGCGCGATGGCATCGTCGATGCCCTTAAGCTGCTAGGCACCGTCGGCGCACTTGGCAGCAAGGCGCGCAAAGGTTATGGCAGCCTGGTTCTTAAGGAATATCAGGATGGTGAGAAAGTTTGGCAAGCGCCACAAGATATAATTGCTATAAAAGAGGAGCTGGAAAAGCTAAAGTCAGAGTTTAAGCTCAGAACTGACAAGCCGCCCTATACGGCATTCTCCCGGGAAAGCAAGATCCTACTCGTTGAAGGTGAGGTCAGCCAGTCGCCCTTAGAGCTGCTGAACCGCATTGGGCGTGAGATGGTTTTCTACCGTAGCTGGGGCAACAACGGCAAAGTCTTCGACCAGAATGCCGAGCAGAACTTTCCAGATGATCACGACCTGATGAAGGCAATCGCTTCAGGGGGGACCTCCTCAGTATCAATTGAGCATCCAGAGCGCGTCGCCTTCGGCTTACCTCACAACTACTTCTTCAGCAGCACGAAGGATAAAGCAGAAGTCAAGGCGGTTGATGCCACGAATCCGCGTAACCCCACCGCGATAGAGCGACGTGCCAGTCCTTTGCAGATTCATATTCACCAAATTGGTGATACTCCAATTGCCGTCCTGACGTTTCTGCCGAGCCAGTTTTTGCCCGCTAATGCTAAAATCCGCCTCATCGGCAAACAGCAAAAGGTTGTTTCAGTAGACACCTCTAACAACCTATGGCAACCCATACATGAGTTTTTCGAGCGCATGAAAAACGTCAGAGGACAACCTCACTTACAGCGCAAAGAAGACTTCGGCAGGGTGGTGGAAGTTAGATATGCCTGA
- the cas10 gene encoding type III-B CRISPR-associated protein Cas10/Cmr2, which yields MPERLLHFTLGPVQGFVAQARRTRDLWAGSFLLSYLAGHAMKAVLEGGGSITFPDVGSMAKPTDPLLAAILGKPLPDNPTPKIGSLPNRFKAEVPDGFDPVSCRKAVLGAWQRIADAVWQRYVAGAAPQGRGTRAIWERQVAGFWDMSWVMGGDPGDRSDNTWLDRRKNWRTFAPTEEPGDKCTLMGSLQELSGFVRATARGKQTERGNQEDFWGEVRRRVGSLNLGEHERLCAVSLIKRLFPNVASEVIGWELDAKTWPSTSYMAAVPWLERIQASLEAQALALEYPKLVRTHAEGDIFGEYSTDLSCVARDDFTRLDGQLYYRYAIESDKERGFSAEAKRALQAHLGELSNAVGHPPSPFYALLLMDGDSLGKLLQHQSVQPTDVSRALAHFTDAVDGIVRERCGKTVYAGGDDVLALLPLDRALPAATALRQRYQQAFEEVLGGKRPADHPPTTISAGLVFAHYHTSLRAVMQEAHYLLDTVAKDGNGRDSIAVSVLTGSGRTVEWVSSWEERTAPHPVPDIVQDLVRGFVDKDDKDEAQFASKFFYNVRARFEVLTGDERTRRASGHKLPKELDAMRLLVAEYQKNKSRERVVPLHEAEERVKQLLRVCRVRKGGVEDPKTLNVEGAMLVRFLATKGRGVER from the coding sequence ATGCCTGAGCGCCTTCTCCACTTCACCCTCGGCCCCGTCCAGGGCTTCGTCGCCCAGGCGCGGCGCACCCGCGACCTGTGGGCCGGGTCGTTCTTGCTCTCCTATTTGGCGGGTCACGCGATGAAAGCGGTGCTCGAGGGAGGCGGCAGCATCACTTTCCCCGATGTGGGGAGCATGGCGAAGCCCACCGACCCGCTGCTCGCGGCCATCCTCGGCAAACCTTTGCCCGATAACCCAACGCCTAAAATCGGCTCCCTCCCCAACCGCTTCAAGGCGGAAGTGCCGGATGGCTTCGACCCTGTAAGCTGCCGCAAAGCGGTCTTAGGTGCGTGGCAGAGAATAGCTGACGCGGTGTGGCAGCGCTACGTCGCGGGCGCCGCGCCGCAGGGCCGCGGCACGCGGGCTATTTGGGAGCGCCAGGTAGCGGGCTTTTGGGACATGAGCTGGGTCATGGGGGGCGACCCCGGTGACCGCTCGGACAACACCTGGCTCGACCGCCGCAAGAACTGGCGCACCTTTGCGCCGACCGAAGAGCCCGGCGACAAGTGCACCCTGATGGGCAGCTTGCAGGAGCTCTCGGGTTTTGTGAGGGCGACCGCGCGCGGGAAGCAAACCGAGCGCGGGAACCAGGAGGACTTTTGGGGGGAGGTCCGGCGCAGGGTCGGTTCCCTCAACCTAGGGGAGCATGAGCGCCTCTGCGCGGTGTCGCTCATCAAGCGGCTTTTCCCCAACGTCGCTAGCGAGGTCATCGGCTGGGAGCTTGACGCCAAGACCTGGCCCTCGACCTCGTACATGGCGGCGGTGCCGTGGCTAGAGCGCATTCAAGCAAGCCTAGAGGCGCAGGCTCTCGCGCTCGAGTACCCCAAGCTCGTCCGAACGCATGCCGAAGGCGACATTTTCGGCGAGTACAGCACCGACTTGTCCTGCGTGGCCCGTGACGACTTCACCCGGCTCGACGGCCAGCTCTACTACCGCTACGCCATCGAGAGCGACAAGGAGCGCGGCTTCTCGGCGGAGGCCAAGCGGGCGCTTCAGGCGCACCTCGGCGAGTTGAGCAACGCCGTCGGTCACCCGCCCAGCCCCTTTTACGCGCTCTTGCTCATGGACGGCGACAGCTTGGGCAAGCTCTTGCAGCATCAAAGCGTTCAGCCCACCGACGTTTCTCGAGCCCTCGCCCACTTCACCGACGCGGTGGACGGCATCGTTCGAGAGCGCTGCGGTAAGACCGTCTACGCGGGCGGCGACGACGTGTTGGCGCTCTTGCCGCTCGACCGGGCGCTGCCGGCCGCAACGGCGCTCCGTCAGCGCTACCAGCAGGCCTTCGAGGAGGTCTTGGGGGGGAAGCGCCCCGCAGATCACCCCCCAACCACCATCTCGGCGGGGCTCGTCTTCGCGCACTACCACACCAGCCTGCGCGCGGTGATGCAAGAGGCGCACTATCTTCTCGACACCGTGGCCAAAGACGGCAACGGGCGCGACTCGATTGCGGTGAGCGTGTTGACCGGCAGCGGGCGCACGGTGGAATGGGTCTCGAGCTGGGAGGAGAGGACGGCGCCGCACCCCGTCCCCGACATCGTGCAGGACCTGGTTAGGGGCTTTGTGGACAAGGACGACAAGGACGAAGCGCAGTTTGCCAGCAAGTTCTTCTACAACGTCCGGGCGCGCTTTGAAGTGCTCACGGGCGACGAGCGAACGCGCCGGGCGTCCGGGCACAAGCTCCCCAAAGAGTTGGACGCGATGAGGCTCCTCGTCGCCGAGTACCAAAAGAACAAGAGCCGCGAGCGCGTCGTGCCCCTCCACGAGGCAGAGGAGCGGGTGAAACAGCTTCTGCGCGTCTGTCGCGTGCGCAAGGGGGGTGTCGAAGACCCGAAGACCCTCAACGTTGAGGGCGCCATGCTCGTGCGCTTTCTAGCGACCAAGGGGCGGGGGGTGGAGCGGTGA
- the cmr3 gene encoding type III-B CRISPR module-associated protein Cmr3 — protein MRQLELTPLDTLFFRDGSPFSAGETGQMEVRGVFPPSPTTVVGALRAAFARELGWQGGVWKPDITAELGDGDDLGPLAFVGPYLLRHNAPLFPAPLHLLYAKDKPQDEQEAKEYLTWLKPSAELQTDIGTVKLPEVVNVTGERGEQVTGFKPLEGYLTLEAMQRVLKGDLPDPASIIARGELWQSEARVGIHRDDASRTTKEDALYQTAHVRLSRGVSLGVGVSGYDGAVPKLVTLGGESRMVGIEEVSWALPQAPTLTGRRYTVTLITPGCFRGDGWKTPGGALPGLPGRIVAACVGKPLMIGGWDSEAKQPKPLALHLPPGSTWFMEADDVQAALAMHGKHIGEKTSWGYGQILIGAW, from the coding sequence GTGAGGCAGCTTGAGCTCACCCCCTTGGACACGCTCTTTTTCCGCGACGGCAGCCCCTTTTCGGCGGGCGAGACGGGGCAGATGGAGGTGCGCGGCGTCTTCCCGCCCTCGCCGACGACGGTCGTGGGGGCGCTGCGGGCGGCGTTTGCCAGGGAGCTCGGTTGGCAAGGCGGCGTGTGGAAACCGGACATCACCGCCGAGCTGGGCGACGGCGACGACTTGGGACCGCTTGCCTTCGTCGGCCCCTACCTGCTGCGCCACAACGCGCCGCTCTTTCCCGCCCCCTTGCACCTGCTCTATGCCAAGGACAAGCCGCAAGACGAGCAAGAAGCCAAAGAATACCTCACCTGGCTTAAACCCAGTGCGGAGCTTCAGACGGATATTGGCACGGTCAAACTTCCCGAAGTCGTCAACGTCACAGGCGAGCGGGGGGAACAGGTGACGGGGTTTAAGCCGCTGGAGGGCTACCTGACGCTCGAGGCCATGCAGCGGGTCCTAAAGGGCGACTTGCCCGACCCCGCGAGCATCATCGCGCGCGGCGAACTTTGGCAGAGCGAGGCGCGCGTCGGCATCCACCGCGACGACGCGAGCCGCACCACCAAGGAGGACGCGCTTTACCAGACCGCCCACGTGCGGCTCTCGCGCGGCGTGTCGCTCGGCGTAGGCGTCTCGGGCTACGACGGCGCGGTGCCCAAGCTGGTGACGCTCGGCGGCGAGAGCCGGATGGTGGGTATCGAGGAAGTGTCGTGGGCGCTCCCCCAAGCGCCGACGCTGACAGGTCGCCGCTACACCGTGACCCTCATCACGCCTGGCTGCTTCAGGGGTGATGGCTGGAAGACGCCGGGCGGGGCACTGCCGGGCTTGCCGGGGCGCATCGTCGCGGCTTGCGTCGGCAAACCGCTCATGATCGGCGGCTGGGACAGCGAAGCGAAGCAACCTAAGCCGCTCGCCTTGCACCTGCCGCCGGGGAGCACCTGGTTTATGGAAGCGGATGACGTGCAGGCGGCCTTGGCCATGCACGGTAAGCACATCGGTGAAAAGACCTCCTGGGGTTATGGGCAGATCCTGATTGGAGCGTGGTGA
- the cmr4 gene encoding type III-B CRISPR module RAMP protein Cmr4, protein MNSVIVGMLAETFVHPGTGQNVGAIDLPVAREAATDYPFIAGSSLKGALRQAYEQLGNGGAEAIFGRQDNAGELLASDARLLLLPVRSLSSAYKWVTCPHLLERLARDAGRSGMTVSFQMPKVADKTVLSQGSGRLFLEERSFEVTGGPGDKLVEALGSLIPNESARARLKGQLAILSDDDFAWFARYGLAVQARNVLDDKKTSKNLWYEETLPPDTLMYAVLAERNGQGVLQDVQKIGDYLQVGGNETVGQGWFSLQWLGAR, encoded by the coding sequence ATGAACAGCGTCATCGTGGGCATGTTGGCAGAGACGTTCGTGCACCCGGGCACGGGCCAGAACGTCGGGGCGATCGACCTGCCGGTAGCGCGCGAGGCGGCGACCGATTATCCGTTTATCGCGGGCTCGAGCCTCAAGGGGGCCTTGCGCCAGGCGTATGAGCAGCTGGGCAATGGGGGTGCAGAGGCGATTTTTGGCAGGCAGGACAACGCCGGAGAACTCCTCGCCTCAGATGCGCGGCTGCTGCTGCTCCCGGTTCGCAGCCTCAGCAGCGCCTACAAGTGGGTGACCTGCCCGCACCTTCTGGAGCGGCTAGCGCGCGACGCGGGTCGCAGCGGCATGACCGTGAGCTTTCAGATGCCCAAAGTGGCAGACAAAACGGTGCTCAGCCAAGGCTCCGGGCGGCTTTTCCTCGAGGAGCGCTCCTTTGAGGTCACTGGGGGGCCAGGCGACAAACTTGTCGAGGCGTTAGGCAGTCTCATCCCCAACGAGAGCGCGCGGGCGCGGTTAAAGGGCCAACTTGCCATCTTAAGCGACGACGACTTCGCTTGGTTTGCCCGCTACGGCTTGGCGGTGCAGGCGCGCAACGTCTTGGACGACAAAAAGACCAGCAAAAACCTCTGGTACGAGGAGACGCTGCCACCTGACACGCTCATGTACGCGGTCTTGGCCGAGCGCAACGGCCAAGGGGTTTTGCAGGACGTGCAGAAAATTGGCGATTACCTGCAGGTGGGCGGCAACGAAACGGTGGGACAGGGCTGGTTTAGCCTGCAGTGGTTGGGGGCGCGATGA
- the cmr5 gene encoding type III-B CRISPR module-associated protein Cmr5 — translation MSQTLAQRRAADALRNVEELKYRGDYGNYKSYVKALPANILMSGLGQAIATVRSRDRKGYPQLYKHLEGWLCGPDEDAPYRNYTPGLLKAIVAHDQDHYIRAQAEAMAYLEWLRKFADAFLEGGEERE, via the coding sequence ATGAGCCAGACCCTCGCCCAACGTCGTGCGGCGGACGCGCTCAGAAACGTCGAAGAGCTCAAGTATCGAGGCGACTATGGCAACTACAAGAGCTACGTCAAGGCGCTGCCCGCCAACATCCTGATGAGCGGGCTGGGGCAGGCAATAGCTACCGTGCGCTCGCGCGACCGCAAGGGCTACCCACAACTTTACAAGCATCTTGAGGGTTGGCTCTGCGGTCCCGACGAGGACGCGCCTTACCGCAACTACACCCCGGGGTTGCTCAAAGCAATCGTTGCGCACGACCAAGACCACTACATCCGCGCCCAAGCTGAAGCGATGGCGTACCTCGAGTGGCTGCGCAAGTTTGCTGACGCCTTTTTAGAGGGCGGCGAGGAGCGCGAGTAG
- the cmr6 gene encoding type III-B CRISPR module RAMP protein Cmr6: MRPLYREARERLERRGGHAGLWYDKFCDKWQSDWSGLGDEGKKDWVTSVTGKPVGDADQLKAHAERMQSFLSALGQAPLLYKLESDFVTGLGREHPVENGFAWHHTLGTPYLPGSSVKGMVRAWAAQWAKESNETLKRIFGSEDIDDKNFQVGSVVFLDAIPTAPVQLKADVMTPHYGPWYRGEAPPADWHSPVPVPFLVVEQEQTFLFGVLPRRNGGQGREDCEAVRGWLKEALCWLGAGAKTAVGYGRFKPVGAKATAASTVQEVQEAATLTPAEELVKGLRQVSNKKLREAAQGFVDKLKRLECSDDEKFAAAKAMQAILEEAKLPKLTKLNAYRELNKLVGE, from the coding sequence GTGCGGCCCCTTTACCGCGAAGCGCGCGAGCGGCTCGAGCGGCGAGGGGGCCACGCCGGGCTCTGGTACGACAAGTTCTGCGATAAGTGGCAGAGCGACTGGTCGGGGCTGGGAGACGAGGGCAAGAAGGACTGGGTGACGAGCGTGACGGGCAAGCCCGTAGGTGACGCCGACCAGCTCAAAGCGCACGCTGAGCGCATGCAAAGTTTTCTAAGCGCCCTTGGTCAAGCGCCCCTACTCTATAAGCTCGAGTCCGACTTCGTCACCGGCTTGGGCCGTGAGCACCCGGTCGAAAACGGCTTCGCTTGGCACCACACGCTGGGCACGCCCTATCTGCCCGGCTCGTCGGTCAAAGGCATGGTGCGGGCGTGGGCAGCTCAGTGGGCTAAAGAGAGCAACGAGACCCTCAAGCGGATTTTCGGCAGTGAGGACATCGACGACAAAAACTTCCAAGTTGGTTCGGTCGTCTTCCTAGACGCCATCCCCACCGCGCCCGTGCAGCTTAAAGCCGACGTGATGACGCCGCACTACGGGCCGTGGTACCGCGGTGAAGCGCCCCCCGCCGACTGGCACAGCCCCGTGCCGGTGCCCTTTTTGGTCGTCGAGCAGGAGCAGACCTTCCTCTTTGGGGTGCTGCCGCGGCGCAATGGCGGGCAAGGCCGCGAGGACTGCGAGGCGGTAAGGGGTTGGCTTAAGGAAGCGCTCTGTTGGCTTGGCGCCGGCGCTAAGACGGCGGTGGGCTACGGGCGGTTTAAGCCCGTTGGAGCGAAAGCTACAGCTGCTAGCACTGTCCAAGAAGTGCAGGAGGCAGCCACGCTTACGCCAGCTGAGGAACTCGTCAAAGGCTTACGCCAAGTAAGCAATAAAAAACTCAGAGAAGCAGCCCAGGGGTTTGTTGATAAGCTTAAACGTCTCGAATGCAGCGACGATGAAAAGTTCGCAGCAGCCAAGGCAATGCAAGCGATCCTGGAAGAGGCCAAATTACCCAAACTTACCAAGCTCAACGCCTATCGGGAGCTTAACAAACTCGTCGGGGAGTAG